A window of the Coprobacter fastidiosus genome harbors these coding sequences:
- a CDS encoding serine dehydratase subunit alpha family protein: MDTLERTKILKLIQQEVIPAIGCTEPISVALCTAKAKEILGTIPEKITVYLSANILKNAMGVGIPGTGMIGLPIAIALGALIGKSEYQLEVLKECTHEAVKRGKKMIDQKSISISLKENIQEKLYIEVCCQTSQNHSTAIIAGEHTHFIYISKNNDVLLDKKLDENNNHEKQVLELNLQKVYDFATTSPINEIRFILESARTNKYAAEQSFKYDFGHSLGKTLRGKFEHKIMGDSIFSHILSYTSAACDARMAGAMIPIMSNSGSGNQGIAATLPIVIYAEENGKTEEELIRALILSHLTVIYIKQSLGRLSALCGCVVAATGSSCGITYLMGGKYPQITAAVKNMIANLTGMICDGAKPSCALKLTSGVSTAVLSAILAMEQKCVTSVEGIIENDVDQCIRNLTLIGSQGMNETDKIVLDIMTHKH, from the coding sequence ATGGATACTTTAGAAAGAACAAAAATTCTTAAACTGATACAGCAAGAAGTCATTCCGGCAATCGGATGCACCGAACCTATTTCTGTTGCCCTATGCACAGCCAAAGCCAAGGAAATTCTAGGGACAATACCAGAAAAAATAACTGTATATTTAAGTGCCAATATATTAAAAAATGCTATGGGTGTCGGTATACCGGGTACTGGAATGATCGGACTACCTATCGCCATAGCGTTAGGTGCTTTGATCGGAAAATCTGAATATCAATTGGAGGTTCTAAAAGAATGTACACATGAAGCTGTAAAAAGAGGGAAAAAAATGATTGATCAAAAATCGATCAGCATTTCTCTAAAAGAAAATATTCAAGAAAAACTTTATATCGAAGTCTGTTGTCAGACATCTCAGAATCATTCTACCGCAATAATTGCGGGGGAACATACTCATTTTATTTACATATCCAAAAATAATGATGTATTATTAGACAAGAAACTTGATGAAAACAACAATCATGAAAAACAAGTCCTTGAACTGAATCTACAAAAAGTTTATGACTTTGCTACAACCTCTCCAATAAACGAGATACGATTTATTCTCGAAAGTGCCCGTACCAACAAATACGCTGCAGAACAGTCTTTTAAATACGACTTCGGCCATAGTCTCGGAAAAACTTTACGCGGGAAATTTGAACACAAAATTATGGGTGACAGCATATTTTCTCATATACTATCTTACACTTCTGCTGCATGTGATGCCCGCATGGCGGGAGCTATGATCCCAATAATGAGTAATTCAGGTAGCGGTAACCAAGGTATAGCGGCAACATTACCTATTGTCATTTATGCTGAAGAAAATGGAAAAACAGAGGAAGAATTGATCCGGGCTTTGATATTAAGTCACCTTACCGTAATCTACATAAAACAAAGTCTCGGAAGATTATCCGCTTTATGCGGTTGCGTTGTTGCAGCTACCGGATCGAGTTGCGGAATAACTTATCTTATGGGAGGTAAATACCCTCAAATCACAGCAGCAGTAAAAAATATGATCGCAAATCTTACAGGAATGATTTGTGACGGAGCTAAACCGAGTTGTGCATTAAAATTAACCAGCGGCGTATCAACAGCAGTATTATCAGCAATATTGGCAATGGAACAAAAATGTGTAACATCCGTAGAAGGCATTATTGAAAATGATGTAGATCAATGCATTCGAAATCTTACTCTTATCGGTTCTCAAGGGATGAATGAAACCGATAAAATAGTTCTCGATATCATGACCCACAAGCATTAA
- a CDS encoding glycosyl hydrolase family 28 protein, with the protein MKTKNWGKVYLIMLLVWIPFFGSAKKNNVTIYPMPRGEKISTEYAVSVAGRDVPVYIAKVAPLDKRKRWDAMDKRQCGEGYYDIASFAYFDLNEGKAKITVTVPEQIDSVKVLPSSYGIKPDIKGNKLSFTVSSPQNLTIEVNGEWIRSLHLFVNGPEQNIPDPNDPNVVFYGPGIHEITHVEVGDNKTVYVAGGAVVRLTIGADEPFHVSKFGLKGYSKAFWLKGNNITFRGRGILDASACTVHSRHMIGVRGENIRLEGVILRDAPLWTVPVDCSKNVVIDNIKLLGRRANSDGIDICSSENVLIKNCFIRTLDDLIVLKTPRGMKDMKHIRVEKCVLWNQMAHSLSIGAEITQPIDDVLFTDCDIIHDIGREWALRVYHTDKALVTNVRFENIRIEECNRLMSVWIGKDVWTTDPEPGRIDGVTFRNITAFGKTPNVEVVGFDEMHKAKNILFENIRVNGRSLIKDDVSVNKYSDNVMVK; encoded by the coding sequence ATGAAAACAAAAAATTGGGGTAAGGTTTACCTGATAATGTTACTTGTATGGATTCCGTTTTTCGGGAGTGCAAAGAAGAATAATGTTACCATTTATCCGATGCCGAGAGGAGAAAAAATCAGTACAGAATATGCTGTTTCTGTTGCCGGGCGAGATGTCCCGGTTTATATCGCTAAAGTCGCACCTTTGGATAAACGGAAAAGATGGGATGCAATGGATAAGCGTCAATGCGGAGAGGGATATTATGATATTGCGTCTTTTGCTTATTTTGATTTGAACGAAGGGAAGGCTAAAATAACAGTTACAGTTCCGGAACAGATAGATTCAGTGAAAGTATTGCCCTCTTCTTATGGCATAAAACCGGATATTAAAGGGAATAAACTTTCTTTTACGGTGTCTTCACCGCAGAATCTGACGATAGAGGTAAATGGAGAGTGGATTCGATCTTTACATTTGTTTGTAAACGGACCTGAACAGAATATCCCAGACCCGAACGATCCGAATGTTGTTTTTTATGGACCGGGAATTCATGAAATTACTCATGTTGAGGTAGGAGATAATAAGACGGTATATGTTGCCGGAGGTGCGGTTGTCCGTTTGACGATAGGGGCGGATGAGCCTTTCCATGTTTCAAAGTTTGGATTAAAAGGGTATTCGAAGGCTTTTTGGCTGAAGGGAAATAATATAACTTTTCGGGGACGTGGTATTTTAGATGCGAGTGCATGTACTGTGCATTCCCGTCATATGATCGGAGTACGCGGTGAAAATATACGTCTTGAAGGGGTTATTCTCAGAGATGCGCCATTGTGGACAGTTCCGGTCGATTGTTCTAAAAATGTAGTGATAGATAATATTAAGTTATTGGGGCGGCGGGCAAATTCAGATGGTATAGATATTTGTAGCAGTGAAAATGTCTTAATTAAAAATTGCTTTATCCGTACTTTGGATGATTTGATTGTTTTGAAAACACCGAGAGGCATGAAAGATATGAAACATATAAGAGTTGAGAAATGTGTGTTATGGAATCAAATGGCTCATTCTCTGAGTATCGGGGCTGAAATTACACAGCCGATAGATGATGTTTTGTTTACCGATTGCGATATAATTCATGATATCGGAAGGGAGTGGGCTTTGCGTGTGTACCATACAGATAAGGCATTGGTGACGAACGTACGTTTTGAGAATATTCGCATTGAAGAGTGCAATAGGTTGATGTCTGTTTGGATTGGAAAAGATGTGTGGACGACAGATCCTGAACCGGGTAGAATCGATGGCGTTACTTTTCGTAATATAACGGCTTTTGGTAAAACTCCGAATGTGGAGGTTGTCGGTTTTGATGAGATGCATAAGGCAAAGAATATTCTTTTTGAAAATATTCGTGTAAATGGTCGATCGTTGATTAAGGACGATGTATCGGTTAATAAATATTCTGATAATGTTATGGTTAAATAG
- a CDS encoding NAD(P)H-dependent flavin oxidoreductase — translation MKSFYMGNLKIDLPVIQGGMGVGISLSGLASAVANEGGVGVISCAGLGLLYPKLSTDYLKNSILGLREELRKAKEKTNGVIGVNIMVALSNFSDMVKTAISEKADIIFSGAGLPLDLPSYLEKESKTKLVPIVSSSRAAKLICEKWRNNYDYLPDAIVVEGPKAGGHLGYKNDQIEDEHFSLEHIVPEVIEVIKAYEKSGHCKIPVIAAGGLYTGEDIYRLMQLGATGVQLGSKFVTTEECDASPVFKQAYIDAGQSDIEIITSPVGMPGRAISGEFTRKVKSGSEKPRRCAFHCIKTCDYTKSPYCIIKALYNAAKGNMQKGYAFAGANAYLSQKIVSVRETIDILKKEFMQAKESVK, via the coding sequence ATGAAATCTTTTTATATGGGAAATCTAAAGATAGATTTACCTGTAATTCAAGGGGGTATGGGAGTAGGAATTTCCTTATCCGGTTTAGCCTCAGCAGTAGCTAATGAAGGTGGAGTAGGCGTAATCTCTTGTGCCGGGCTCGGTTTGTTATATCCTAAATTGTCGACTGATTATTTAAAAAACAGTATTTTAGGGTTAAGAGAAGAGCTTCGTAAAGCTAAAGAAAAGACTAATGGAGTGATAGGTGTCAATATTATGGTAGCATTAAGTAATTTTTCGGATATGGTGAAGACTGCTATTTCTGAAAAGGCCGACATCATATTTTCCGGTGCTGGTTTGCCGTTAGATTTGCCTTCTTATTTGGAAAAAGAAAGTAAAACAAAGTTGGTACCTATTGTTTCTTCGTCACGAGCTGCGAAACTGATTTGTGAGAAGTGGAGAAATAATTATGATTATCTGCCGGATGCAATTGTTGTAGAAGGTCCTAAGGCCGGGGGACATTTGGGATATAAAAACGATCAAATTGAAGATGAACATTTTTCGCTGGAACATATTGTTCCGGAAGTTATCGAGGTGATAAAAGCCTATGAAAAATCCGGACACTGTAAAATTCCGGTTATTGCTGCCGGAGGGCTTTACACGGGAGAGGATATTTATCGCCTTATGCAGTTGGGAGCTACCGGAGTTCAGTTGGGGAGTAAATTCGTGACGACAGAAGAGTGCGATGCTTCTCCAGTTTTCAAACAAGCATATATCGATGCCGGACAAAGTGATATTGAAATTATTACCAGCCCGGTAGGAATGCCGGGGCGTGCAATATCGGGAGAGTTCACTCGAAAAGTAAAATCAGGAAGTGAAAAGCCTCGACGTTGTGCGTTTCATTGTATCAAAACATGTGACTATACTAAAAGTCCTTATTGTATAATAAAAGCACTTTATAATGCAGCAAAGGGGAATATGCAAAAAGGATATGCTTTTGCTGGGGCAAACGCATATCTGTCGCAGAAGATTGTGAGTGTACGAGAAACTATCGATATCCTTAAAAAAGAGTTTATGCAGGCAAAGGAGTCTGTTAAGTAA
- a CDS encoding DUF418 domain-containing protein translates to MNTPILKPSERLKVVDSLRGFALLAIVLLHNLEHYNLYFIPDFYPEWLQSIDKFFWDMIFFLFAGKAYATFSLLFGFSFYIQFSNARKKGIDFRGRFAWRMFLLFLFSQFHALFYNGDILLLYAVVGLVLIPVCKLSDKNVLVIAVFLLLQPYEWGRLLYAAFNPDYAITNRYVPYAILSGQVTSQGTFWEVLCSNIWTGQLYSNIWQVEAGRLFQTAGLFMLGMLLGRRRYFEKSDVSCRVWHRILKSGIVMFIPLYCLRIFVPDYIENSSGKIPYTIIIQSLSNFVFMAILISAFTLLWFKKESGYKWQNFIIPYGRMSLTNYITQSIIGVAIYYGYGLCLYRSTGAVATLLIGAAIFIFQLLFSRWWLSKHKQGPFEYLWRKATWMGYKRI, encoded by the coding sequence ATGAACACTCCTATTCTTAAACCCTCTGAGCGATTGAAAGTAGTAGATTCTCTGCGGGGATTTGCATTGTTGGCAATTGTATTGTTACATAATCTGGAACATTATAATTTATATTTTATTCCAGATTTTTATCCCGAATGGTTGCAATCTATAGATAAGTTTTTCTGGGATATGATTTTTTTCTTGTTTGCGGGGAAGGCGTATGCTACATTTTCGTTATTATTCGGTTTTAGTTTCTATATTCAGTTTAGTAACGCCCGGAAAAAGGGAATTGATTTTCGGGGGCGTTTTGCATGGAGAATGTTCCTTTTATTCTTGTTTTCACAATTTCATGCATTGTTTTATAATGGCGATATTCTTTTGCTTTATGCAGTAGTCGGTCTTGTATTGATACCTGTGTGTAAATTGAGCGATAAGAATGTTTTAGTTATTGCGGTATTTCTTCTTTTACAACCTTATGAGTGGGGACGTTTGTTGTATGCCGCATTTAATCCTGATTATGCAATTACGAATAGATATGTTCCTTATGCTATCTTATCGGGACAAGTTACAAGTCAGGGAACTTTTTGGGAAGTCCTTTGTTCGAATATCTGGACAGGACAACTGTACAGTAATATCTGGCAGGTAGAAGCCGGTCGATTGTTCCAAACTGCAGGATTATTCATGCTCGGGATGCTGTTGGGGCGCAGACGATATTTCGAGAAAAGCGATGTTTCTTGTCGTGTATGGCATCGGATTTTGAAGTCGGGAATTGTTATGTTTATTCCATTATATTGTCTAAGAATTTTTGTTCCGGATTATATAGAGAATTCTTCAGGGAAGATTCCTTATACTATTATAATTCAGTCTTTGTCAAATTTCGTTTTTATGGCAATTCTTATATCGGCATTTACATTGTTATGGTTTAAGAAAGAATCGGGCTATAAATGGCAAAATTTTATAATACCCTATGGCCGAATGAGCCTGACAAATTATATTACGCAGTCTATTATTGGGGTAGCGATTTATTATGGTTATGGATTATGTTTGTATAGAAGTACTGGAGCTGTTGCAACATTATTGATAGGTGCCGCTATTTTTATATTTCAATTATTGTTTAGTCGTTGGTGGTTGAGTAAGCATAAACAAGGTCCGTTTGAGTATTTGTGGCGTAAAGCGACTTGGATGGGATATAAACGAATTTAG
- a CDS encoding glycosyltransferase family 87 protein: MQNLIRKFNIFIRKPFFSDYRTVFGLWMLLAVIAWVMKYFHHSYNNFMIFRQTFWHALSRLSLYAEYPAEYFDHNHYGPFFTLFVAPFAFTPVWLGLLSWLLFLSFSLYVATRTLPLEKKKLIFIYWFCAHELLTALFMSQFNIGIAAIIILSFALIEKEKDIWATLLIVIGLFIKLYGVVGLAFFFFSRHKFKFIISFIGWSVFLLILPMWVWGTDYVLNQYVEWFVRLSAKNQDNQFALMQNISLLGMIRKISGIATYSDLYPICTGLLLFGLPYLRIKQYQNPAFRLTLLASVLMFVVLFSTGSESSTYIIAFMGVAIWYVAAPWKRSRTDVVLMVFAFILTSMSPSDLFPAYLRKHYITPYALKALPCVVIWLKLVYEMCFKDYAFPNYKIMNMVKE; encoded by the coding sequence ATGCAAAATTTGATCAGAAAGTTCAATATATTTATTCGTAAGCCTTTTTTTAGTGATTACCGGACAGTTTTCGGATTGTGGATGTTGTTGGCGGTGATAGCATGGGTGATGAAATATTTCCATCATTCATACAATAATTTTATGATTTTCCGGCAAACATTTTGGCATGCTCTTTCACGTTTGTCTTTGTATGCAGAATATCCTGCAGAATATTTCGATCACAATCATTATGGTCCTTTTTTTACATTATTTGTCGCTCCGTTCGCATTTACACCAGTATGGTTAGGTTTACTCAGTTGGTTATTGTTTTTGTCATTTTCGTTATATGTTGCGACTCGTACTTTACCGCTTGAAAAGAAAAAATTGATATTTATATATTGGTTTTGTGCTCATGAGCTGTTGACGGCATTGTTTATGTCTCAGTTTAATATCGGCATTGCCGCTATTATTATATTATCGTTTGCTTTGATAGAAAAAGAGAAAGATATTTGGGCGACTTTGCTTATCGTTATCGGATTATTCATAAAGCTGTACGGAGTCGTCGGGTTGGCGTTTTTCTTTTTCTCCCGTCATAAGTTTAAGTTTATCATTTCTTTTATCGGTTGGTCCGTTTTTCTTTTGATATTGCCGATGTGGGTATGGGGCACTGATTATGTATTGAATCAATATGTAGAATGGTTTGTCAGATTATCTGCTAAAAATCAAGATAATCAGTTCGCTTTGATGCAGAATATATCATTATTGGGAATGATCCGAAAAATATCCGGTATAGCGACATATTCCGATTTATATCCGATATGCACAGGTTTGTTGTTATTCGGATTACCTTATTTGCGGATAAAACAATACCAAAATCCAGCTTTTCGATTGACTTTATTGGCATCAGTTCTGATGTTTGTTGTTCTTTTTAGCACGGGTAGCGAGTCTAGTACTTATATTATAGCGTTTATGGGGGTAGCTATTTGGTATGTAGCAGCGCCTTGGAAGAGAAGTCGAACAGATGTTGTTTTGATGGTTTTTGCATTTATTCTGACCAGTATGTCTCCTTCAGATCTTTTTCCGGCTTATTTACGCAAACATTATATAACGCCTTATGCGTTAAAAGCATTACCTTGTGTTGTAATCTGGCTCAAATTGGTATATGAAATGTGCTTTAAAGATTATGCCTTTCCTAATTATAAAATAATGAATATGGTTAAAGAGTAA
- a CDS encoding ATP-binding response regulator, which produces MLLQLISDILDISKIEAGTFDFVIGQVNVNLLCEEIVRSLQMKVSPDVHLLFEKPSVNPIIPGDKNRINQIITNFVNNAIKFTKKGFIRVGYRVHDKELEFYVSDTGVGIEPDKLGTIFDRFIKLDNFVHGTGLGLSICKSLVEQMGGRIGVESNPGIGSRFWFTYPLNENFISGDMCEESKHALSEGVLQKENRKPLILVAEDTDSNFLLISVILKKEYEIIRATSGIEVIKLEEVYNPDVILMDIRMPEMDGIEATFRLRDKGVKTPIIAVTAFAFDQDRNRILEAGCDDYISKPIFSAILKERIRYWLNEKRKL; this is translated from the coding sequence TTGTTACTGCAATTAATTTCTGATATTCTTGATATATCGAAGATCGAGGCCGGTACATTCGATTTTGTTATAGGGCAGGTAAATGTCAATCTTTTATGCGAGGAAATTGTTCGTTCATTGCAAATGAAAGTTTCTCCTGATGTGCATCTTCTTTTTGAAAAACCGTCTGTCAATCCTATAATTCCCGGAGATAAAAATCGTATAAATCAGATTATTACTAACTTTGTGAATAATGCGATCAAATTTACCAAAAAAGGGTTTATACGTGTGGGCTATAGGGTGCATGATAAAGAATTGGAATTTTATGTCAGTGATACGGGAGTTGGAATCGAACCTGATAAACTCGGTACTATTTTTGATCGTTTTATAAAACTTGATAATTTTGTTCATGGGACGGGACTCGGTCTTTCTATCTGTAAAAGTTTGGTCGAGCAAATGGGCGGAAGAATAGGGGTAGAGTCGAATCCAGGAATCGGTTCTCGATTTTGGTTTACTTATCCGCTGAATGAAAATTTTATTTCTGGTGATATGTGTGAAGAATCGAAACATGCTCTGTCGGAAGGAGTGTTACAGAAAGAAAATAGAAAACCTTTAATTTTGGTTGCAGAAGATACGGATAGTAATTTTTTATTGATTTCCGTTATTTTGAAGAAAGAATATGAGATTATCCGAGCTACAAGTGGAATTGAGGTGATAAAACTTGAAGAGGTATATAATCCGGATGTAATTCTTATGGATATACGTATGCCGGAAATGGATGGTATAGAAGCTACATTTAGATTGCGCGATAAAGGAGTAAAGACTCCGATAATTGCAGTTACGGCTTTTGCTTTTGATCAGGACAGAAACCGGATTCTCGAAGCCGGATGTGATGATTATATCAGCAAGCCTATTTTTTCAGCGATATTAAAAGAACGAATACGATATTGGTTGAATGAGAAAAGAAAATTATAG
- a CDS encoding histidine kinase dimerization/phospho-acceptor domain-containing protein, with protein MNTHIEKENDQYRKLLSLARIGWWEANFKNRTYRCSDFLIDLLNLQSDTIGFEDFKLLIREDFRERIKNEFSSILLQDVYEQSFPVYSKYGVIWVHSKLGEKSLNEDGHLCAFGFLQCIDNPEDIKDRGLSLERVNNLLYQQNSISRLLLQFFRSDNVTGAIDKILEDILYQFKGGYVYIASYDWENGVLDILSESVRESMEGKNRSIRKLPVDSMPWWTQQIMSMKPIVLFNLDELPEEAVLEKKRLGARNIKSLMAVPMVTDDSVWGFMEIDMIDVYRDWSNEDYQWFTSIANIVSLCLAFRISEKKADMERLYLKNLYKHMPIGYVRMELINDDQKNVVDYRLVDANEAALEISGLKKEEIGMLASELDVISFSRLVKKLSSFDNLNEHAEIDITFPRTGKIGHNILYSPEPGVAVVLFSDITESVKAHEALDRSAKILHNIYMNIPVGIELYDENGYLIDMNNTDINIFGLKSKQSALGINIFENPNISDAIKNKLKHQESVSFRFNYPFKAVENYYPTNKKGYIDLYTKVSILYDNRGNFSNYLFINIDNTEINKAYSRIAEFESSFSLISRFGKIGYCKFDVISRTGYGITQWFNNLGEEDSTPLDQIIGVYRHVHEEDRQALFDYTVQLKNNEIDSFSKELRIRNGNGWKWTRVNVIRDVMNNTPGKLELICVNYDITELKETERKLIEARDKAEESGRLKSAFLANMSHEIRTPLNAIVGFSELLMNTNSSEEKQEFMNIVKENRE; from the coding sequence GTGAATACACATATAGAAAAAGAAAATGATCAATATAGGAAACTACTGTCTTTGGCACGTATAGGATGGTGGGAAGCTAATTTTAAAAATAGGACGTATCGCTGTTCTGATTTTTTGATAGATTTGTTAAACCTTCAATCCGATACGATCGGTTTTGAAGATTTTAAACTTTTAATAAGGGAAGATTTTCGGGAACGCATTAAGAATGAATTTTCTTCTATTTTATTGCAAGATGTGTATGAGCAGTCTTTCCCTGTTTATTCTAAGTATGGAGTTATATGGGTGCATTCAAAATTAGGAGAAAAGAGTTTGAATGAAGACGGACATTTGTGTGCTTTCGGTTTTTTGCAATGTATTGATAATCCTGAGGATATAAAAGATCGGGGATTGTCATTGGAACGTGTGAATAATCTATTATATCAGCAAAATTCAATTTCCCGTTTATTGTTGCAATTTTTTAGATCAGATAATGTAACGGGGGCTATTGATAAGATATTAGAAGATATTTTGTATCAATTTAAGGGAGGATATGTGTATATAGCCTCATATGATTGGGAAAATGGAGTATTGGATATTCTTTCGGAGTCGGTTAGGGAAAGTATGGAAGGAAAAAATCGGAGTATACGTAAGCTTCCTGTTGATAGTATGCCTTGGTGGACTCAGCAGATTATGAGTATGAAGCCTATCGTATTATTCAATTTAGATGAACTTCCCGAAGAAGCTGTTTTGGAAAAAAAGAGACTTGGGGCTCGAAATATAAAGTCGTTGATGGCTGTTCCGATGGTTACTGATGATAGTGTGTGGGGATTTATGGAAATCGATATGATCGATGTTTATCGGGATTGGAGTAATGAAGATTATCAATGGTTTACCTCGATTGCAAATATTGTCAGTTTATGTTTGGCGTTTCGGATATCAGAAAAGAAAGCGGATATGGAACGACTTTATTTGAAAAACTTGTATAAGCACATGCCAATAGGTTATGTCAGAATGGAGTTGATAAATGACGATCAGAAGAATGTTGTAGATTATAGGCTCGTTGATGCAAATGAGGCGGCACTTGAAATTTCCGGATTGAAAAAGGAAGAGATAGGAATGTTAGCTTCAGAGCTTGATGTTATTTCGTTTTCTCGTTTAGTAAAAAAATTGTCGAGTTTTGATAATTTGAATGAGCATGCAGAGATAGATATAACATTTCCCCGAACAGGGAAAATAGGACATAATATTTTGTATTCTCCTGAACCGGGTGTTGCAGTAGTTTTGTTTAGCGATATTACCGAAAGTGTAAAAGCACATGAAGCGCTTGATCGGAGTGCGAAAATTCTGCATAATATTTATATGAATATTCCTGTGGGAATAGAATTGTATGACGAGAACGGTTATTTAATCGATATGAATAACACGGATATCAATATTTTCGGGTTAAAAAGTAAACAGTCGGCTTTGGGAATCAATATTTTTGAAAATCCGAATATTTCTGATGCGATTAAAAATAAACTAAAACATCAAGAATCGGTTTCTTTTCGCTTTAATTATCCGTTTAAAGCTGTTGAGAATTATTATCCGACAAATAAAAAAGGATACATTGATCTTTATACGAAAGTGAGTATTTTGTATGATAATCGGGGAAATTTTTCTAATTACTTATTTATTAATATCGATAATACCGAGATAAATAAGGCTTATAGCCGTATTGCGGAATTTGAATCGTCGTTTTCGTTGATCAGCAGGTTTGGGAAAATAGGATATTGTAAATTTGACGTGATTTCCCGTACAGGTTATGGAATTACTCAATGGTTTAATAATTTGGGAGAAGAAGACTCTACACCTTTGGATCAGATAATTGGTGTTTATCGTCATGTTCATGAGGAAGATCGTCAGGCATTGTTTGATTATACCGTACAATTGAAGAATAATGAGATAGACAGTTTTAGTAAAGAACTTCGTATTCGTAACGGGAACGGATGGAAGTGGACACGGGTAAATGTTATTCGTGATGTAATGAATAATACTCCCGGTAAGTTGGAGCTTATCTGTGTTAATTACGATATTACGGAGCTTAAGGAAACTGAGCGTAAACTGATAGAAGCCCGGGATAAGGCAGAAGAAAGTGGCCGTCTGAAATCTGCTTTTTTGGCAAATATGAGTCACGAGATACGAACTCCACTTAATGCGATAGTCGGTTTCTCGGAGCTATTGATGAATACTAATTCTTCGGAAGAAAAACAGGAGTTTATGAATATCGTGAAAGAGAATAGAGAATAA
- a CDS encoding arsenate reductase family protein: protein MKPLFIQYPKCGTCRKAAQWLKNNHIDVTIRDIVSDNPTQQELSVWIEKSGKPIQKFFNTNGLRYKELNLKDKIKNTQQEELLRILASEGMLVKRPVLISGNTVLTGFNEEEWSKALLKPEKV, encoded by the coding sequence ATGAAACCTCTTTTTATACAATATCCTAAATGCGGAACATGCAGGAAAGCTGCTCAATGGCTAAAAAATAACCATATAGATGTAACAATTCGTGATATTGTTTCAGATAATCCGACACAACAAGAATTATCGGTATGGATTGAGAAAAGCGGGAAGCCTATACAAAAATTCTTCAATACAAACGGATTACGCTATAAAGAACTGAATCTTAAAGACAAAATTAAAAATACGCAGCAAGAAGAACTTTTACGAATACTTGCTTCTGAAGGAATGTTGGTCAAACGTCCGGTACTAATATCCGGAAATACAGTTCTTACCGGTTTTAATGAAGAAGAATGGTCTAAAGCACTTCTAAAACCAGAAAAAGTTTAG